GGCTACGTTGCCAAGACTGTCCCTATGGCAGCGCCACCAACCCAGGATTTTAACGAAGAAATCCCCTTCTGAAAAAAGTGAACCTCCCTACGTATGGGGAGGTTCACAATTGAACAATATTATTGGAGTTGAACATGGACTATTATACAGATTTAAGGGTTTTTGCCAACAACATAGGGATTGTTTTACCAGAAGAAATAAACTTAAATGGAGAGATCCACAGGTTTTGTGGGGACCCCACCAGAACAAAAAAAGACAAAGACGAATGGTATGTCGGCAATCAAATTGACGCCCACATCACGGCCTACATAGGCACGTGGAAGGGGGCGGGAGAACATCACGTTTACCGCTCGTGGAATGACACCCAGCTGTCGCCCGAAGAAATCAAAGCACTACATGAGCGACAACAAGAATTCGCTGAGACTGTCCGCATTGAGAAGGAGGAGATGCAAGTAGCGGCAGCTTCCCGAGCCAAGGGGTTTTGGGATAACGCCCCAGACTGCAAGGAACACCCCTATTTAACGCGCAAACAGGTCCAGCCAGGGGCTACAAGGCAGTGGAAGGAATTTCTCTTGCTGCCCCTCCTTAGTGCCGAAACAGGGGAGATCATTAGCGCCCAGTTTATCGCACCATCGGGGGAAAAGCGTTTCCTGAAAGGGGGAAGGACGGAGGGCGGATATTTTCTCATGGGTAGCCTCGGGGGCGAGGCTTTCATTGCTGAAGGCTTTGCGACGGGGGCCACGGTCCACGAGATCACGGGCAAGCCAGTCGTCATCGCATTCTCTGCTGCTAACTGCGCAAAGGTAGCCGCACACCTAGTCAAACAGGAGCTTTTTACGAAGCTAAATCTGCTCCAAGACTTAGGCACGGCGGGGGAGAAGGTCGCCATCCAATGGAAAACCTATTCCCTGGGTGACGTCTACACCCCCAAATTCAAAGCAGGGGCAACAGGCAAGGACTGGAATGACCTAGCCGTAGAGGAAGGCGGAGAGGTTACAAAGCGCCAACTAGCACCTAAGCGTTACCCCTCGTATTCCCTCAAGGACTTTATGGCGCTCGACACCCCACCCTCGGAATGGGCAATCGACAACATCTTTGCCAAAGGATCGGTGAATGTTATGCACGCGAAGCCTGGCCACGGTAAAAGCATGATAGCATTATATTTAGCCACCGGTTGTATCGCAGGGGCGGAGCCTATA
Above is a genomic segment from Candidatus Diapherotrites archaeon containing:
- a CDS encoding AAA family ATPase, producing MDYYTDLRVFANNIGIVLPEEINLNGEIHRFCGDPTRTKKDKDEWYVGNQIDAHITAYIGTWKGAGEHHVYRSWNDTQLSPEEIKALHERQQEFAETVRIEKEEMQVAAASRAKGFWDNAPDCKEHPYLTRKQVQPGATRQWKEFLLLPLLSAETGEIISAQFIAPSGEKRFLKGGRTEGGYFLMGSLGGEAFIAEGFATGATVHEITGKPVVIAFSAANCAKVAAHLVKQELFTKLNLLQDLGTAGEKVAIQWKTYSLGDVYTPKFKAGATGKDWNDLAVEEGGEVTKRQLAPKRYPSYSLKDFMALDTPPSEWAIDNIFAKGSVNVMHAKPGHGKSMIALYLATGCIAGAEPIQGHLCKKQNVLLVDAELTSSDLKDRVQSTLETCQKAGFAFEETKGLTIIPWMQIEEEVGHRINLYDPISQSYLNPHIEEHDFIILDNLDKLTQKTEGDSYRADEVLWQGLWNWLKTWKIKGKTILIIHHETKSGQMRGTGKIADDVDVEISIQRLETKNIPKLTGRLSCQMIFAKARQLDDSGSRRFIISLRNIEDIHEKCSPWEKILLTPEEVKMALDAGKEEIAMEKLFW